A genomic segment from Dietzia psychralcaliphila encodes:
- the uvrB gene encoding excinuclease ABC subunit UvrB, with amino-acid sequence MAFATEIPDDGVPADPTVLSYSEFRPIGDVERTTDRFEVVSEFIPSGDQPTAIAELTGRLGRGERDIVLLGATGTGKSATTAWLIEQVQRPTLVMAPNKTLAAQLANELREMLPNNAVEYFVSYYDYYQPEAYIAQTDTFIEKDSSINDDVERLRHSATSSLLSRRDVVVVSSVSCIYGLGTPQSYLDRSVALSVGQEVERDRLLRLLVDVQYERNDVSMTRGTFRAKGDTVDIIPTYEELAVRIEFFGDEVDALYYIHPLTGDVVRKVEEVRIFPATHYVAGPERMAKAIASIEEELEVRLAELENQGKLLEAQRLRMRTSYDIEMMQQVGFCSGIENYSRHIDGRAAGSSPATLIDYFPEDFLTVIDESHVTVPQIGAMFEGDASRKRNLVDFGFRLPSALDNRPLTWEEFSDRVGQTVYLSATPGKYEMGRAGGEFVEQVIRPTGLVDPKIVVKPTKGQIDDLLGEIRARADRDERVLVTTLTKKMSEDLTDYLLELGVRVRYLHSEIDTLQRVELLRDLRRGEYDVLVGINLLREGLDLPEVSLVAILDADKQGFLRSATSLIQTIGRAARNVSGEVHMYADSVTDAMRQAIEETDRRREKQVAYNTEHGIDPQPLRRKIADILDRVGEEKDGASSSDPRERPELVGARVAGQSARPRKELEKLIGEMTEQMMSAATDLRFELAGRLRDEIGELRKELKGMREAGID; translated from the coding sequence ATGGCTTTCGCGACCGAGATCCCCGACGACGGGGTCCCCGCCGACCCGACCGTTCTCTCATACTCGGAGTTTCGTCCGATCGGGGACGTCGAACGGACCACAGACCGGTTCGAGGTGGTCAGTGAGTTCATCCCGTCCGGGGACCAGCCGACGGCGATCGCCGAGCTCACCGGGCGGCTGGGGCGTGGGGAGCGGGACATCGTGCTGCTCGGTGCCACCGGTACCGGTAAGTCCGCCACGACGGCGTGGCTGATCGAGCAGGTCCAGCGCCCGACGCTGGTGATGGCTCCCAACAAGACCCTCGCCGCGCAGCTCGCAAACGAGTTGCGAGAGATGCTCCCCAACAACGCGGTCGAATATTTCGTCTCCTACTACGACTACTACCAACCCGAGGCGTACATCGCTCAGACGGACACCTTCATCGAGAAGGACTCGTCCATCAACGACGACGTGGAGAGGCTCCGGCACTCGGCGACGTCGTCGCTGCTCTCCAGACGGGATGTCGTGGTGGTCAGTTCCGTCTCGTGTATCTACGGCCTCGGCACACCGCAGTCCTACCTCGACCGGTCCGTGGCGTTGTCGGTCGGTCAGGAGGTCGAGCGCGATCGGCTCCTGCGACTGTTGGTGGACGTGCAGTACGAGCGCAATGACGTCTCGATGACGCGCGGGACGTTCCGTGCAAAGGGCGACACGGTCGACATCATCCCCACCTACGAGGAACTCGCCGTCCGCATCGAGTTCTTCGGTGACGAGGTCGACGCGCTGTACTACATCCACCCGTTGACCGGGGACGTGGTGCGGAAGGTCGAGGAGGTCCGGATCTTCCCGGCCACCCACTACGTGGCCGGTCCCGAGCGCATGGCGAAGGCCATCGCCTCGATCGAGGAGGAACTGGAGGTGCGACTGGCGGAACTGGAGAACCAGGGCAAGCTCCTCGAGGCGCAGCGCCTGCGGATGCGGACCTCCTACGACATCGAGATGATGCAGCAGGTGGGCTTCTGCTCCGGTATCGAGAACTACTCGCGACACATCGACGGGCGCGCGGCGGGCAGCTCGCCGGCGACGCTGATCGACTACTTCCCCGAGGACTTCCTCACCGTGATCGACGAGTCGCACGTCACCGTCCCGCAGATCGGCGCCATGTTCGAGGGCGACGCCTCGCGCAAGCGCAACCTCGTGGACTTCGGTTTCAGACTCCCGTCAGCGCTCGACAACCGACCTCTCACGTGGGAGGAGTTCTCCGATCGGGTAGGCCAGACCGTGTACCTCTCGGCCACCCCCGGCAAGTACGAGATGGGACGGGCGGGGGGTGAGTTCGTCGAGCAGGTCATCCGACCCACCGGGTTGGTGGACCCGAAGATCGTCGTCAAGCCCACCAAGGGGCAGATCGATGACCTCCTCGGTGAGATCCGCGCGCGGGCGGACCGCGACGAGCGGGTGCTGGTGACCACCCTGACCAAGAAGATGTCCGAGGACCTCACCGACTACCTGCTGGAGCTCGGGGTGCGGGTGCGCTACCTGCACTCCGAGATCGACACGCTGCAGCGGGTGGAGTTGCTCAGGGACCTGCGCCGCGGCGAGTACGACGTCCTGGTCGGCATCAACCTGCTCCGAGAGGGGCTGGACCTGCCCGAGGTCTCGTTGGTGGCGATCCTGGACGCCGACAAACAGGGCTTTCTGCGCTCGGCCACATCGCTCATCCAGACCATCGGCCGTGCGGCCCGCAACGTCTCCGGTGAGGTCCACATGTACGCGGACTCCGTCACCGATGCGATGCGCCAGGCCATCGAGGAGACCGACCGTCGGCGTGAGAAGCAGGTCGCGTACAACACCGAGCACGGGATCGACCCGCAGCCGCTGCGTAGGAAGATCGCCGACATCCTCGACAGGGTCGGCGAGGAGAAGGACGGGGCGTCGTCCTCCGACCCGAGGGAGCGGCCCGAGCTCGTGGGTGCGCGGGTGGCGGGACAATCGGCACGGCCTCGCAAGGAGCTCGAGAAGCTCATCGGGGAGATGACCGAGCAGATGATGTCGGCGGCCACCGACCTGCGGTTCGAGTTGGCGGGACGGCTCAGGGACGAGATCGGCGAGCTGCGCAAAGAACTCAAGGGGATGCGTGAGGCGGGCATCGACTGA
- a CDS encoding universal stress protein produces the protein MSAYKKVVVGTDGSESSYRAVDRAASLAADESATLVIACAYVPADPRSVSQAADQLGDDAYQIRGDNPAEDIVRTAKDRAVAAGASTIEARTVKGAPVESLIKLANEVEADLLVVGNKGLNSLTGRLLGSVPADAARRAVCDVLIVHTT, from the coding sequence TTGAGCGCCTACAAGAAGGTGGTCGTGGGTACGGACGGCTCGGAGTCGTCCTACCGGGCCGTCGATCGTGCCGCGTCACTTGCCGCCGACGAGTCCGCGACCCTCGTGATCGCCTGCGCGTACGTGCCCGCCGATCCGCGTTCGGTCAGCCAGGCCGCCGATCAACTCGGCGACGATGCCTACCAGATCCGCGGTGACAACCCTGCCGAGGACATCGTCCGGACGGCCAAGGACAGGGCGGTCGCCGCAGGGGCGTCCACCATCGAGGCGCGCACCGTCAAGGGAGCGCCTGTCGAATCGCTCATCAAGCTCGCCAACGAGGTGGAGGCGGACCTGCTCGTCGTGGGCAACAAGGGTCTGAACTCGCTGACCGGCCGTCTCCTGGGGTCGGTGCCCGCAGACGCGGCCCGCCGGGCCGTCTGCGACGTGCTCATCGTCCACACGACCTGA
- a CDS encoding DUF732 domain-containing protein — MSVNPLRISAASALFALMAVSAGCAAADEVPDRTVKAETAGQGAATSESEPVDGSARGPARNGSEQEFLDDLTAFGLPTEMTAATTVEVGIGICRSITDGADTDTILDRIRPLTSAIAAQDAERDTAEVGRAIIDASRAHLCG; from the coding sequence ATGAGCGTCAACCCGCTACGCATCTCGGCCGCCTCGGCGTTGTTCGCACTCATGGCGGTGAGTGCGGGATGCGCAGCCGCGGACGAGGTCCCCGACCGGACCGTGAAGGCGGAGACCGCCGGCCAGGGGGCCGCCACCTCGGAGAGCGAGCCGGTCGACGGCAGCGCGAGAGGCCCCGCCAGAAACGGAAGCGAGCAGGAGTTCCTCGACGACCTGACTGCCTTCGGACTACCCACCGAGATGACCGCGGCCACCACCGTGGAGGTGGGGATCGGGATCTGCCGGAGTATCACCGACGGAGCCGACACCGACACGATCCTCGATCGCATCCGCCCTCTCACCAGTGCGATAGCTGCTCAGGACGCAGAGCGCGACACCGCCGAGGTGGGCCGGGCCATCATCGACGCGAGCCGGGCCCACCTCTGCGGCTGA
- a CDS encoding HelD family protein encodes MTGHDAVDEEQRHLGRLLDRLEELRADTRARLDAVLRGTGGTPQARSERESFARLYSSELAAYNAANLGLYFGRLDMEDGEVRRIGRVGLRDDDEDLTPLLLDWRADHSRPFYLATTARPEGAHRRRHLRTIGRRVIGVHDEFLTAPVDGEVPEDHDDVVGESALLEALDSARSGHMTDIVATIQREQDEIIRSPHAGVLVVQGGPGTGKTAVALHRAAYLLYTHRRRLDRSGVLIVGPNARFLDYIARVLPSLGESGVVLRTLADLYPGVRATGSETLRGEEVKGSGEMVDILKAAVRARQFAPETDVVVRCEGHDLVLTPAAVRAARGRARMTRRPHNQARSTFAARIIDALTEQYVAALTDPVGHAEDAAWSPDGDGVGDLGDPARPLLDAEDRAALRAEVEGAPSVLAAIDEWWPTLRPEQLLSDLFSSPERIAEAAGDYVAEDQAALLREDGEAFSVADVPLLDELAEMLGEDPAADGSEADRAWAEQVRQAEEALEILTGSAVQDIEDDLDPEVLMAYDVVDAESLARRHSADSDLTVADRAGADRTWAFGHVIVDEAQELSAMAWRVLMRRSPNRWMTLVGDVAQTSSPAGIDSWEDALSPYVDDRWVLCELTVNYRTPETVSAVAELLLAQIDPGATSPRPVRAGRRPVAWFETATGSVGRVVAEELSLVPEERAVAVLLPDDLERGSVAEIAALRRAVAATRPDTSVLPLALAKGLEFDVVVVVDPEHVLDRSPQGLQDLYVGATRATQELILVQPGRFGPLLSRIREAVTDDAQELTA; translated from the coding sequence ATGACGGGACACGACGCCGTCGACGAGGAACAGCGCCACCTCGGTCGTCTCCTCGATCGTCTCGAGGAACTCCGGGCCGACACCCGGGCCCGCCTCGATGCCGTCCTCCGTGGCACCGGGGGTACACCACAGGCGCGATCCGAGAGGGAGTCCTTCGCCCGGCTCTACTCGTCGGAACTGGCGGCGTACAACGCCGCCAACCTGGGCCTGTACTTCGGCCGTCTGGACATGGAGGACGGTGAGGTGCGTCGGATCGGACGCGTGGGACTGAGAGACGACGACGAGGACCTCACCCCGCTCCTGCTGGACTGGCGCGCGGACCACAGCCGGCCGTTCTACCTGGCCACCACCGCCCGGCCGGAGGGCGCACATCGTCGTCGCCATCTCCGCACCATCGGCAGGCGGGTCATCGGGGTCCACGACGAGTTCCTCACCGCTCCGGTCGACGGCGAGGTGCCGGAGGACCACGACGACGTCGTGGGGGAATCCGCCCTCCTCGAGGCCCTGGACAGCGCGCGATCAGGTCACATGACCGACATCGTCGCGACCATCCAACGCGAGCAGGACGAGATCATCCGCAGCCCCCACGCCGGTGTCCTGGTGGTCCAGGGCGGGCCGGGGACGGGCAAGACCGCCGTCGCACTGCACCGCGCTGCCTACCTGCTCTACACGCACCGTCGCCGACTCGATCGCAGTGGTGTCCTCATCGTCGGACCCAACGCGCGGTTCCTCGACTACATCGCGCGGGTCCTGCCCTCCCTCGGCGAGTCGGGCGTGGTGCTGCGCACCCTCGCCGACCTCTACCCCGGCGTGCGGGCCACCGGCTCCGAAACGCTCCGCGGCGAGGAGGTCAAGGGCTCCGGCGAGATGGTCGACATCCTCAAGGCCGCCGTCCGCGCCCGTCAGTTCGCCCCGGAGACGGATGTCGTGGTGCGGTGCGAGGGACACGACCTCGTTCTCACGCCCGCGGCGGTGCGCGCTGCCCGCGGCCGGGCCCGGATGACGCGCCGCCCGCACAATCAGGCGCGCTCCACGTTCGCGGCGAGGATCATCGACGCCCTCACGGAGCAATACGTGGCCGCCCTGACCGATCCGGTGGGGCACGCGGAGGACGCGGCCTGGTCCCCCGACGGGGACGGGGTCGGAGATCTCGGAGACCCCGCCCGTCCACTGTTGGACGCGGAGGACCGTGCGGCGCTGCGCGCAGAGGTCGAGGGTGCGCCGTCGGTCCTCGCCGCAATCGACGAGTGGTGGCCCACACTGCGGCCGGAGCAGTTGCTGTCCGACCTGTTCTCCAGTCCAGAGCGCATCGCCGAGGCGGCCGGCGACTACGTGGCCGAGGATCAGGCGGCTCTCCTCCGCGAGGACGGCGAGGCGTTCTCGGTCGCCGACGTCCCGCTGCTCGACGAGCTCGCCGAGATGCTGGGCGAGGACCCTGCCGCCGACGGCAGTGAGGCGGACCGCGCCTGGGCCGAACAGGTCCGCCAGGCGGAGGAGGCACTCGAGATCCTCACCGGATCGGCGGTCCAGGACATCGAGGACGACCTGGACCCCGAAGTCCTCATGGCCTACGACGTCGTGGACGCCGAATCGCTGGCCCGTCGGCACAGCGCGGATTCCGACCTCACCGTCGCGGATCGCGCCGGCGCCGACCGGACGTGGGCGTTCGGCCACGTGATCGTCGACGAGGCGCAGGAGCTGTCCGCGATGGCGTGGCGCGTGTTGATGCGCCGCTCCCCCAACCGCTGGATGACCCTCGTGGGTGACGTCGCCCAGACCTCCAGCCCGGCCGGCATCGACTCGTGGGAAGACGCGCTGTCGCCCTACGTGGACGACCGGTGGGTTCTCTGCGAACTCACCGTCAACTACCGCACCCCCGAGACCGTGTCCGCGGTGGCGGAGTTGTTGCTCGCCCAGATCGACCCGGGTGCGACCTCGCCGCGGCCGGTACGCGCCGGACGCCGGCCGGTGGCGTGGTTCGAGACGGCAACGGGCTCGGTGGGCAGGGTGGTGGCCGAGGAGCTGTCACTCGTCCCGGAGGAGCGTGCCGTGGCCGTACTCCTTCCCGATGATCTCGAGCGCGGGAGCGTGGCCGAGATCGCCGCCCTCAGGAGAGCCGTCGCCGCGACACGACCCGACACCTCTGTCCTCCCACTGGCCCTGGCCAAGGGACTCGAGTTCGACGTGGTCGTGGTGGTGGATCCGGAGCACGTCCTCGACCGATCACCGCAGGGGCTCCAAGATCTCTACGTCGGCGCCACCCGTGCCACCCAGGAACTCATCCTCGTCCAGCCGGGCCGCTTCGGCCCTCTGCTCTCGCGGATCCGCGAGGCCGTCACGGATGACGCACAGGAGCTCACCGCATGA
- a CDS encoding DoxX family protein translates to MIRRLARPMLATVFVIDGVETLRNPQAHVAKAAPLVDKAAPLVEKGEQAVNEHVTTSVPPVTKDTETLVKTLAGVKVGAGVLFALGKAPRLSALALTASHLPTTVTRNDFWAESDPAAKSRKTTGLATDVALLGALLLASVDTAGQPGLTWRARKAGDKVSARLPGAKAESVAAGAAIAGVAHNVADQARGVADTVKDKAPEVAETVREKAPEVADQVRGQASGLAGVVREKAPEVAELLRERTAAARKQAAPIAAQVRDQAGAAAHVAAEQAAGTREVARDRAAHVRDVATARAGKVDSKELRKAADSARKKAKKDAGKKVAVAKKSSDRARATAAAAIRP, encoded by the coding sequence ATGATCCGACGACTCGCACGACCCATGCTCGCCACGGTGTTCGTTATCGACGGCGTGGAGACGCTACGTAATCCGCAGGCCCATGTCGCCAAGGCAGCGCCTCTCGTGGACAAGGCCGCACCGCTTGTGGAGAAGGGCGAGCAGGCCGTGAACGAGCACGTCACCACCTCGGTCCCGCCGGTCACCAAGGACACCGAGACCCTGGTCAAGACTCTCGCGGGCGTCAAGGTCGGCGCGGGCGTGTTGTTCGCGCTCGGCAAGGCTCCCCGCCTGTCGGCCCTCGCGCTCACGGCGTCTCACCTGCCCACGACAGTCACCCGCAATGACTTCTGGGCGGAGTCCGACCCGGCCGCCAAGAGCCGCAAGACCACAGGTCTGGCCACGGACGTCGCCCTGCTCGGCGCGCTCCTGCTCGCCTCGGTCGACACAGCGGGCCAGCCGGGTCTGACCTGGCGGGCCCGCAAGGCCGGGGACAAGGTCTCGGCCAGGCTCCCCGGGGCCAAGGCCGAGTCCGTCGCCGCCGGCGCCGCCATCGCGGGGGTCGCCCACAACGTGGCCGACCAGGCCCGTGGTGTGGCCGACACGGTCAAGGACAAGGCCCCCGAGGTCGCCGAGACCGTCCGCGAGAAGGCCCCCGAGGTCGCCGACCAGGTCCGTGGGCAGGCGTCCGGCCTCGCCGGTGTCGTCCGCGAGAAGGCCCCGGAGGTCGCCGAACTCCTCCGCGAGCGCACCGCCGCGGCCAGGAAGCAGGCCGCCCCGATCGCAGCCCAGGTTCGGGACCAGGCCGGTGCCGCCGCCCATGTCGCCGCCGAGCAGGCCGCCGGGACCCGCGAGGTCGCCCGCGATCGCGCGGCACACGTCCGGGACGTCGCCACCGCCCGCGCCGGCAAGGTGGACTCCAAGGAGCTCCGCAAGGCCGCCGATTCGGCCAGGAAGAAGGCGAAGAAGGACGCCGGCAAGAAGGTGGCCGTCGCCAAGAAGTCGAGTGACCGCGCCCGGGCCACGGCGGCAGCCGCCATCCGCCCCTGA
- a CDS encoding MBL fold metallo-hydrolase, producing the protein MSNPTDSVPEHITLTEGYSGRLGGRLTGERWTVGPARLSKISVGEMDNNVYVIESVSTGEVLLVDAANDAPQLIAHLRAEAPGVKEVLTTHLHADHWIGLPETVDALGLTTIASPGDAGDIHVPTDRHVSHGDEIVVGDLRLGVIGLRGHTPDGIGLVLRTDEGTHLFPGDSLFPGGPGKTGTPEQFATLMDDLEARVFAVLDDDVVVHPGHGDDTTLGAERPNLGTWRDRGW; encoded by the coding sequence ATGTCGAATCCCACCGATTCCGTTCCCGAGCACATCACCCTCACCGAGGGCTACTCCGGTCGCCTGGGTGGCCGTCTGACCGGCGAGCGCTGGACTGTCGGCCCGGCGCGGTTGTCCAAGATCTCCGTCGGTGAGATGGACAACAATGTCTACGTGATCGAGTCCGTCTCGACGGGCGAGGTGCTCCTGGTCGACGCCGCCAACGACGCCCCCCAGCTCATCGCGCACCTGAGAGCGGAGGCCCCGGGTGTGAAGGAGGTGTTGACGACTCACCTGCACGCCGACCACTGGATCGGCCTCCCCGAGACCGTCGACGCCCTCGGCCTCACCACCATCGCCTCCCCGGGTGACGCAGGCGACATCCACGTGCCGACGGACCGCCACGTCTCGCACGGCGACGAGATCGTCGTCGGGGATCTCCGCCTCGGGGTGATCGGCCTGCGGGGACACACCCCGGACGGCATCGGGCTCGTGCTCCGCACCGATGAGGGGACCCATCTGTTCCCCGGGGACTCGCTTTTCCCCGGCGGGCCGGGAAAGACCGGCACGCCGGAGCAGTTCGCGACCCTCATGGACGACCTCGAGGCCCGTGTGTTCGCGGTGCTCGACGACGACGTGGTGGTCCATCCGGGACACGGGGACGACACCACTCTCGGCGCCGAGCGTCCGAACCTCGGGACGTGGCGCGACCGCGGCTGGTGA
- the uvrA gene encoding excinuclease ABC subunit UvrA encodes MVDRLVVRGAREHNLKGVDVDLPRDSLIVFTGLSGSGKSSLAFDTIFAEGQRRYVESLSSYARMFLGQMDKPDVDFIEGLSPAVSIDQKSTNRNPRSTVGTITEVYDYLRLLYARAGVPHCPTCGEVISRQTPQQIVDQILEGEEGARFQVLAPVVRTRKGEFVDLFAQLAADGYNRVRVDGELHTLAEPPILKKQEKHDIEVVVDRLAAKPSSRQRLTDSVETALGLADGIIVIDYVDVDEADPGRRRRFSEHMACPNGHPIGLDDLEPRAFSFNSPYGACPVCDGLGSHLEVDPDLVIPDPERSLADGAIAPWSGGQSADYFQQLLSGLADDMGFDLRTPWQDLPTKVRKAVLGGASTKVRVRYKNRFGRVRTYDAKFEGVMSFLKRRLEQTESESQKERYQGYMREVACPACEGTRLKPEILAVTMTGPGGRDRSIADISRMSVADCAEFLGGLELDSRQAMIAGRVLKEIQARMGFLLDVGLDYLSLDRVAGSLSGGEAQRIRLATQIGSGLAGVLYVLDEPSIGLHQRDNRRLIDTLVRLRDLGNTLLVVEHDEDTIRSADWIVDIGPLAGEHGGRVVHSGDYEGLLANKESLTGDYLAGRRSIAVPDRRRDLNAEKLLHVRGARENNLKNVDVVFPGGVLCAVTGVSGSGKSTLVNDILATSLANQLNRARQVPGRHSRIDGVESFDKLVQVDQSPIGRTPRSNPATYTGVFDKIRTLFAATTEAKVRGYKQGRFSFNVKGGRCEACQGDGTLKIEMNFLPDVYVPCEVCHGARYNRETLEVHYKGKTIAEVLDMPIEEACDFFEPITSIHRYLKTLSQVGLGYVRLGQSAPTLSGGEAQRVKLAAELQKRSSGRTVYILDEPTTGLHFEDITKLLLVIQGLVDKGNTVIVIEHNLDVIKSADWVIDMGPEGGAGGGIVVAEGTPEQVAAVPESHTGRFLAQVLPADAVIPPGDTRSAPSQPGKVPAKKWPAKKVPATKAPAKKAAGKKEPATTTAASKTAAKAARKARALR; translated from the coding sequence ATGGTGGACCGTCTGGTCGTCCGCGGCGCACGTGAACACAACCTCAAGGGCGTGGACGTGGACCTCCCGCGCGACTCCCTGATCGTCTTCACCGGTCTGTCGGGCTCCGGCAAGTCCTCGCTGGCGTTCGACACCATCTTCGCGGAGGGCCAGCGTCGGTACGTCGAATCCCTCTCGTCCTATGCGCGGATGTTCCTCGGTCAGATGGACAAGCCGGACGTCGACTTCATCGAAGGCCTCTCCCCGGCGGTGTCGATCGACCAGAAGTCCACCAACCGCAACCCCCGCTCGACCGTCGGCACCATCACCGAGGTCTACGACTACCTGCGTCTGCTCTACGCCCGGGCGGGCGTCCCGCACTGTCCGACGTGCGGAGAGGTGATCTCGCGTCAGACCCCACAGCAGATCGTCGACCAGATCCTCGAGGGGGAGGAGGGCGCCCGGTTCCAGGTGCTCGCGCCGGTCGTGCGTACCCGCAAGGGCGAGTTCGTCGACCTGTTCGCCCAGCTCGCGGCCGACGGGTACAACCGGGTGCGGGTCGACGGCGAGCTCCACACCCTCGCGGAGCCGCCCATCCTCAAGAAGCAGGAGAAGCACGACATCGAGGTGGTCGTGGACCGCCTCGCCGCCAAGCCGTCCTCCCGCCAGCGGCTCACCGACTCCGTCGAGACCGCATTGGGACTGGCGGACGGCATCATAGTGATCGACTACGTGGACGTCGACGAGGCCGACCCCGGCCGGCGTCGCCGGTTCTCCGAGCACATGGCGTGCCCCAACGGCCATCCGATCGGGCTGGACGACCTGGAACCGCGCGCGTTCTCGTTCAACTCGCCCTATGGCGCCTGCCCGGTGTGCGACGGACTCGGCTCACACCTCGAGGTGGACCCCGACCTGGTGATACCCGACCCCGAACGGTCGTTGGCGGACGGCGCGATCGCCCCGTGGTCCGGGGGACAGAGCGCCGACTACTTCCAGCAACTGCTCTCGGGTCTGGCCGACGACATGGGCTTCGACCTGCGGACCCCCTGGCAGGACCTGCCCACCAAGGTGCGCAAGGCGGTGCTCGGAGGGGCGTCGACGAAGGTCCGGGTGCGGTACAAGAACCGTTTCGGCCGGGTCCGCACGTACGACGCCAAGTTCGAGGGCGTCATGTCGTTCCTCAAGCGCCGACTGGAGCAGACGGAGTCGGAGTCGCAGAAGGAGCGCTATCAGGGGTACATGCGCGAGGTGGCGTGCCCCGCCTGTGAGGGGACCCGTCTCAAGCCGGAGATCCTCGCCGTCACGATGACCGGCCCCGGCGGGCGTGACCGGTCGATCGCGGACATCTCCCGGATGTCCGTCGCGGACTGCGCGGAGTTCCTGGGCGGCCTCGAGTTGGACTCCCGCCAGGCGATGATCGCCGGTCGGGTCCTCAAGGAGATCCAGGCCCGGATGGGATTCCTGCTCGACGTGGGGCTGGACTACCTGTCCCTTGACCGCGTGGCGGGCAGCCTGTCCGGCGGCGAGGCCCAGCGCATCCGGTTGGCCACCCAGATCGGGTCCGGCCTCGCCGGCGTGCTCTACGTCCTCGACGAGCCGTCCATCGGGCTGCACCAGCGGGACAACCGCCGCCTGATCGACACGCTCGTCCGGCTGCGCGACCTGGGCAACACGCTCCTCGTGGTGGAGCACGACGAGGACACCATCCGCTCGGCCGACTGGATCGTCGACATCGGCCCGCTGGCGGGAGAACACGGCGGACGGGTCGTGCACTCGGGGGACTACGAGGGACTGCTGGCCAACAAGGAGTCGCTCACGGGCGACTACCTGGCGGGCCGACGGTCGATCGCGGTGCCCGACAGGCGGCGTGATCTGAACGCGGAGAAGCTGCTCCACGTTCGCGGCGCCCGTGAGAACAACCTCAAGAACGTCGACGTGGTGTTCCCGGGCGGCGTGCTGTGCGCCGTCACCGGGGTCTCGGGCTCGGGCAAGTCCACCCTCGTCAACGACATCCTCGCGACCTCGCTGGCCAACCAGCTCAACCGCGCACGCCAGGTGCCCGGTCGGCACTCCCGTATCGACGGGGTGGAGTCGTTCGACAAGCTGGTCCAGGTGGACCAGTCGCCGATCGGCCGCACCCCGCGGTCCAACCCGGCCACGTACACCGGGGTGTTCGACAAGATCCGCACACTGTTCGCGGCGACCACCGAGGCCAAGGTCCGGGGCTACAAACAGGGTCGTTTCTCGTTCAACGTCAAGGGCGGGCGCTGTGAGGCGTGCCAGGGGGACGGCACGCTCAAGATCGAGATGAACTTTCTGCCGGACGTCTACGTCCCCTGCGAGGTGTGTCACGGTGCCCGGTACAACCGCGAGACCCTCGAGGTCCACTACAAGGGCAAGACCATCGCCGAGGTGCTCGACATGCCCATCGAGGAGGCGTGCGACTTCTTCGAACCGATCACCTCGATCCACCGCTATCTCAAGACGCTCTCGCAGGTCGGCCTGGGATATGTGCGGTTGGGTCAGTCGGCGCCGACGCTGTCGGGTGGTGAGGCGCAGCGGGTCAAGCTGGCGGCCGAGCTACAGAAGCGGTCGAGCGGACGGACCGTCTACATCCTCGACGAGCCCACCACGGGTCTGCACTTCGAGGACATCACCAAGCTCCTCCTGGTGATCCAGGGGCTGGTCGACAAGGGCAACACCGTGATCGTGATCGAGCACAACCTGGACGTGATCAAGAGCGCCGACTGGGTGATCGACATGGGTCCCGAGGGGGGTGCCGGGGGCGGGATCGTGGTGGCCGAGGGCACACCGGAGCAGGTGGCGGCGGTGCCGGAGAGTCACACCGGCCGGTTCCTCGCGCAGGTCCTCCCCGCTGATGCGGTGATACCTCCCGGGGACACTCGGTCTGCGCCGTCACAGCCAGGGAAGGTGCCCGCGAAGAAGTGGCCTGCCAAGAAGGTTCCCGCGACGAAGGCGCCCGCCAAGAAGGCGGCGGGCAAGAAGGAACCCGCCACCACGACCGCAGCGAGCAAGACCGCGGCCAAGGCGGCGCGCAAGGCTCGCGCGCTGCGTTGA
- a CDS encoding DUF1844 domain-containing protein: MNTDQPASTDPAADSAAENALGDHLDAREVEIVELADVPAQEIIFRSIVVLMSAAAEKLGLSDDDPTASPHLDLDESRKLITSLAGLVTGSAEYLGPQASVVRDGLQGLQRAFREASAFPDEPGEGPGEKFTGPVY, from the coding sequence ATGAACACCGACCAACCCGCGTCCACTGATCCGGCCGCTGATTCGGCCGCCGAGAACGCTCTCGGGGACCATCTCGACGCCCGCGAGGTCGAGATCGTCGAGCTCGCCGACGTTCCCGCCCAGGAGATCATCTTCCGCTCGATCGTCGTCCTCATGAGCGCCGCGGCAGAGAAGCTGGGCCTGTCCGACGACGACCCGACCGCGAGCCCACACCTGGACCTCGATGAATCACGCAAGCTGATCACCTCGCTCGCCGGCCTCGTGACCGGTTCCGCCGAGTACCTCGGCCCGCAGGCCAGCGTGGTGCGGGACGGCCTGCAGGGGTTGCAGCGCGCGTTCCGCGAGGCCAGCGCGTTCCCCGACGAGCCCGGTGAGGGCCCCGGTGAGAAGTTCACCGGCCCCGTCTACTGA